CGGCGGCGCTCCAGCGTCCGCACGGCGGCCGCCCCGGCCCACATGGCGTTCGCCCAGCCCAGCACCCACCGGTACGGCGCGTGCTCGCAACTCGTCTCCCACGCGCCCCCGGCCTCGATGGCGCGCGGGTTGTGCGCCGAGCGGATCCAGCGCACGGTGTTGCGGTACGTGGCGTCGTCCGCTTCACAGAAGCCGTAGTGCGCGAGAAGCTCCAGGCTGCCGGGCGGCTCGTCGAAGAGGGCGTGCCGCTCGCCGTCCGTGGCGCCGGCCCACTGCGGCCCGAACGGCCCTTCGACCACGAGCCGCCGCTCCATGGCCTCGCGCAGGGCGGCGGCGGCCATCTCCGGCCGGGGCGCGAGCGGCCAGCCGTGACGCGCGGCCGCTTCCAGCGCCACGCAGAGCAGAGCGTTGTCGTACGTCACGAAGGGCATGGGCGCCGGATCGTCCGTCGGCAGGAGGAACGTCCGGTAGAGGCCGGTGTCGGGGTCGTGCGCCGCCGCCACGGCCGCCGAGAGCCGCGGCCAGGCCTCCCGCACGGCAGGCTCCTGCGCGACGGTGCCGTCGCCCGTCTCACGCGCGTAGCGGTCCAGCGCCACGACGAACGCGGCCAGCTGGTCCAGTTCGAATCCCGGATACACCACGGTCCCGTCGAGGTACTGGGCGTGCTCCCCGGGGTGGCGCGCGTGGCGCTGGAAGACGGCCAGCAGCACCTCCCGGGCGTGCGACGGCCGGGTGCGGATCAGGCCGGGCAGGCTCCAGAGAAGGGTGTCCCGCGTCCAGTGCGCCGCGGCCACGTAGTACCGCGGGCTGCGCGACGTCACGGCAATCCTCGCTTCGCTGTCGAGGCACCGGCCCGTGGACGCGTGCAGGTTGAAGAGCAGGTTGCGCCGCACCGGCGCCGGCAGGTCGCCGGGCGCGTCCTCGGCCGCCGACCGCGCAGCCGCGGCCCAGAGCGCCTCCGCCCCCCGCCGGGCCAGGTCGACGGCGTTGAGCGCGGCGCCGTCGCCCTCGCGATTGACGCCGCAGTAGAGCGCCAGCGTGCACGTCTCTCCGGGGCGCAGGCGCGTCTCCCACCAGACGGAGGCCGTCTCGACGTGCGCCTCGCCGTCCGTCCAAGGTACCGCGCGGTCGACGCCCGTGGCGCGCGTCTCCGGCCACGGGGGCGACCACGCCAGCCGCCCGCCCTCGCCGCCGGCGCCTTCGGGGCGGATGCCCAGCGCCGGCGCGCCCTGGGCCTCCACGCGCACGGCCTTCGTCCAGGGATCCACCCTCACGGCGTATCCGGCCGCGAGCGGCTGCGCCGTGAAGCGCACGGCGCGTGGCGGCGCCCAGGCGTGCTCGAAGCCCACGGCCACGGACGCCGCGTCGACCGGTTCCGCGCCGGCCTGGCGCGTCGCCGTGACGACCGCGACGAAGCCCTTGAACCCGGGCGGCGCCACGTATCGCGTCTCCAGGGTGAACGGCCCGGCCGTCGACCGCAGCACCGGGAGCCAGCCGTCGACGACCTCCGCTGTCCACGCCAGCTCGACCTCGCCCCGCGCCGTGCGCAACCGCGGGCGGAGGAGCGGCCGCCCGCGGGGACGGAACTCCACGAGGCCCAGGGCCGCCTCCCACAGCACGTTGACGCTGAGCGCGGCGGCCTGCGACGGCTCGATGTCCGGCAACGTCACCCACTCGTTGCCGGTGACGATGTACTCGGGCGCCCCTTCCTCGGCTTCGGGAACAGTCAGGATGCCGGACACGCGGCGGCGAGCCTCCTTCGGGTTGTATAATTTCAAACACTTGGAAGAGCGGAGGGCACCGCGGTGATCTGGCCGAGCAGCGCCCTCGAACCGTTGGAGCGCCTGGAAGAGCGGCTCGTCCAGCGCCTGCGCGACGCCGTCGTGCGGCTTCTCACGCCGTGGCTGTACGGCCGCGTGGCGGCGGCGGTGGCGCGCGTCGCGCCGCGCGGGGCGTCCGTGCTCGTCGCCCAGTCCCGCACGGCGGGGCTCGCGCGCGCGCTCGCGCGGCGGCTCCGCGGCGGGACCGTCGACACGACCGGCATGCCGCTGCCGGGCGCGGACTGCCTGCCCCACGCGGACGCCTCCTTCGACGCGGCCGTCGCCGTGCTCTCGGCCGGCGACTGGGACGACGAGCGCGCGCGCATGCACGAGCTGTACCGCGTCGTGCGCCCCGGGGGCTTCGTCTTCATCTGCGATCGCAACGGCGCCGTGCTGCCGGACCGGCCGCCGGTCTCCCCGTTCGGAAGCTGGCGCGCGGGCCAGCCGTTCGGCCGGCGGGAGGCCGGGGACCTGCTCGCGGACGCAGGCTTCGTGGAATTGTCGTTCACCCTGCTCTTCTTCAGGAAGTTCTACCTCATCCGCGGCCGAAAGCCGGATCTGCCCGCGCTCCCCGGATTCGGGCCGCACGCCGCGCGAAGGGACTGACCGCCCTGCTGCCGATTCGATCGCGCACGTTCCAGGCCAAGGGACGCACGTTCACGCATCATTACGTCGACTCGCCCGAAGTGGCCACGATCGTGCCGCTGCTGGATGACGGGCGCTTCGTCCTGGTGCGCCAGTACCGGGCGGCGCTGGACCGCGAGACGCTCGAATTCCCCGCCGGCAAGCTTGAGGGTCGCGAGACGGCTGAAGACGGCGCGCGCCGCGAGCTCGCCGAGGAGACCGGTTTTCGCGCCGGCCGTCTGGAGTACCTCCTCAGCTTTTACCCGGTCCCAGGGTATTCCAACGAGCTGATCCACGTCTTCGTGGCGACATCGCTCACGCCCGGCGAGACCTCGTTCGACGAGGCGGAGGACATGCGCAACGTGCTCTTCACCGAGGCGGAGCTCGACCGCGCCCTGCGCCGCGGCGACATCCGCGACGGCAAGACGATCCTCGCCTTCCTCGCCTGGCGAGCCGGCGCGCGGGCCGAGTTCCCTGCGGAGTCGCGCGCCGGCGATCCGGACGGGCCGGGACAGCCGGAGACGAGCTGGTGACTCAGCGGCCGTCGGGCGCGTCCACGGCCGGATCCAGGTAGGTGGCGCGCCCGTCCATGTACGTCGCCACGGGCCGGATGTGGCGCAGATCCTCCGGCGCCACGCGCCACGGATCCTCGTCCAGGACGACGAAATCCGCGAAGAACCCCGGCGCCAGCCGCCCCCGCTCCCGCTCCGCGCCCACCGCGTGGGCGCCGCCGCGGGTGTACATGGCGACGGCCGCCGTCACGTCGAGCCGTTCCTGCGGAAGCCAGCCGCCGCGCGGCTCGCCGTCCATGGTCTGGCGCGTGACGGCCGCGTGCACCCCGTCCATCGGCGCGATCGGCTCCACCGGGCAATCGGAGCCGAAGGCGACGGCCACGCCCGCCGCCGCGATGCTCCGCCACGCGTAAGACGAGCGCGCGCGCTCCGGCCCGACGCGCCGCTCCACGATGGGGATGTCGCTGGCCACGAAGCGGGGCTGAACGTCCGCAACGATGCCGAGCCTCGCCATCCGCGGCCACTGGTCGGGCCGCATGATCTGGCAGTGGATCAGCCGCGGGCGCGACACCGCCGGATGGCGCGGGCGGGCACGGCGCGCGGCATCATGCGGGCGCCCGCCCCTGGAAGCCGCGTCGCCGGCGGCCGCGACGGCCCGGAAAGCGCGCTCGACAGCCGCGATGAACTGCTCCGCGGCGCGGTCCCCGATGGCGTGGGCGCAGACGGCGATGCCGTGCGCGAACGCGCGCGTGATCCGATCCGCGAGCGCGTCGTCGTCCCACAGCAGCACGCCGGTCGTGTCCGGGCGGTCGGCGTACGGCTCGAACAGCGCCGCCGTGTGGCCGCCGAGAGAGCCGTCGGTGAACACCTTCGCGCTCCCCACCGTGAACCGCCCGCCCACCTCCTCGTCGCCGCTCATCCAACCGCGCTCGATGGCCTCGTCCAGGCGCTCGATGGGAAAGTCCCACCAGATCCGCACGGGGAGCCCGTCCCCCGCGGCCAGCTCGCGGTACGCGCCGGCCACCGCGTCCAGGTCCGGCCACCCGGACGCCGCGCCGTCGTTCGTGTGGATCGCCGTCACGCCATGGCGCGCCGCCTCCAGGGCAGCGCGGGCGATCGCCGCGCGCAGGCCCTCCTCCCCCTCCTGGGGCCGCAGCCGGGCCACGAGGTCCATCGCGGCCTCGCGGAGGATGCCCGTCGGCCTGCCGTCCGGGTCGACGTCCACGACGCCGCCCGGGACCGCGTACCGCTCCGGACGCGGCTCGCCACCCTCGCCGAGAAGGCCGGCGAGGCGCAGGGCCGCCGTGTTCGCCACGGCGACGTGGCCGCAGTGACGGTGGAGCAACGCCGGGCGCCCGCCGGTGACGGCGTCGAGGTCGCGCCGGTGCGGCAGGCGCCCTTCCGCGAAGGCGGCCTCGTCCCACCCGCGCCCGAGAATCCACTGACCTTGCGGCAGCGTCTCGGTGTAACGCCGCACCCGCTCCACCAGCTCGCCAACGCTGCGCACGTCAGCCAGGGCCAGGCGCGCCAGCGCCTGGCCGAAGCCGACGAGGTGCATGTGGCTGTCGATGAAGCCCGGCACGACGCGACGCCCGCGAGCGTCGAGCACCTGCGTGCGCCGGCCGCGCCAGACGGCCATCGCGTCCGCCGCCCCGATGTCCGCGATGCGGCCCCCGCGCACGGCGAAGGCCTCGGCCCACGGCGCCTCGGGGTTCATCGTCGCCACGCGGGCATTCGTCACGATCAGGTCGGCTTCCACTGGGACACTCCTTACGCTTGGACTTGCGGGCCGG
The Clostridia bacterium DNA segment above includes these coding regions:
- a CDS encoding glycoside hydrolase family 125 protein encodes the protein MSGILTVPEAEEGAPEYIVTGNEWVTLPDIEPSQAAALSVNVLWEAALGLVEFRPRGRPLLRPRLRTARGEVELAWTAEVVDGWLPVLRSTAGPFTLETRYVAPPGFKGFVAVVTATRQAGAEPVDAASVAVGFEHAWAPPRAVRFTAQPLAAGYAVRVDPWTKAVRVEAQGAPALGIRPEGAGGEGGRLAWSPPWPETRATGVDRAVPWTDGEAHVETASVWWETRLRPGETCTLALYCGVNREGDGAALNAVDLARRGAEALWAAAARSAAEDAPGDLPAPVRRNLLFNLHASTGRCLDSEARIAVTSRSPRYYVAAAHWTRDTLLWSLPGLIRTRPSHAREVLLAVFQRHARHPGEHAQYLDGTVVYPGFELDQLAAFVVALDRYARETGDGTVAQEPAVREAWPRLSAAVAAAHDPDTGLYRTFLLPTDDPAPMPFVTYDNALLCVALEAAARHGWPLAPRPEMAAAALREAMERRLVVEGPFGPQWAGATDGERHALFDEPPGSLELLAHYGFCEADDATYRNTVRWIRSAHNPRAIEAGGAWETSCEHAPYRWVLGWANAMWAGAAAVRTLERRR
- a CDS encoding methyltransferase domain-containing protein → MIWPSSALEPLERLEERLVQRLRDAVVRLLTPWLYGRVAAAVARVAPRGASVLVAQSRTAGLARALARRLRGGTVDTTGMPLPGADCLPHADASFDAAVAVLSAGDWDDERARMHELYRVVRPGGFVFICDRNGAVLPDRPPVSPFGSWRAGQPFGRREAGDLLADAGFVELSFTLLFFRKFYLIRGRKPDLPALPGFGPHAARRD
- a CDS encoding NUDIX hydrolase; the protein is MPLLDDGRFVLVRQYRAALDRETLEFPAGKLEGRETAEDGARRELAEETGFRAGRLEYLLSFYPVPGYSNELIHVFVATSLTPGETSFDEAEDMRNVLFTEAELDRALRRGDIRDGKTILAFLAWRAGARAEFPAESRAGDPDGPGQPETSW
- a CDS encoding amidohydrolase is translated as MEADLIVTNARVATMNPEAPWAEAFAVRGGRIADIGAADAMAVWRGRRTQVLDARGRRVVPGFIDSHMHLVGFGQALARLALADVRSVGELVERVRRYTETLPQGQWILGRGWDEAAFAEGRLPHRRDLDAVTGGRPALLHRHCGHVAVANTAALRLAGLLGEGGEPRPERYAVPGGVVDVDPDGRPTGILREAAMDLVARLRPQEGEEGLRAAIARAALEAARHGVTAIHTNDGAASGWPDLDAVAGAYRELAAGDGLPVRIWWDFPIERLDEAIERGWMSGDEEVGGRFTVGSAKVFTDGSLGGHTAALFEPYADRPDTTGVLLWDDDALADRITRAFAHGIAVCAHAIGDRAAEQFIAAVERAFRAVAAAGDAASRGGRPHDAARRARPRHPAVSRPRLIHCQIMRPDQWPRMARLGIVADVQPRFVASDIPIVERRVGPERARSSYAWRSIAAAGVAVAFGSDCPVEPIAPMDGVHAAVTRQTMDGEPRGGWLPQERLDVTAAVAMYTRGGAHAVGAERERGRLAPGFFADFVVLDEDPWRVAPEDLRHIRPVATYMDGRATYLDPAVDAPDGR